A window from Salminus brasiliensis chromosome 20 unlocalized genomic scaffold, fSalBra1.hap2 SUPER_20_unloc_1, whole genome shotgun sequence encodes these proteins:
- the smad4b gene encoding mothers against decapentaplegic homolog 4 isoform X1 produces the protein MSVSSTPTSNDACLSIVHSLMCHRQGGESESFSKRAIESLVKKLKEKKDELDSLITAVTTNGAHPSKCVTIQRTLDGRLQVAGRKGFPHVIYARLWRWPDLHKNELKHVKYCQFAFDLKCDSVCVNPYHYERVASPGIDLSGLTLGAGPSAGLLVKEEFEGQPSHSSSDSSHSIQTIQHQPTPSHPAPPTTTRPALPDTFSSTTLLPPPDAASSASSSAFPSMAAGPAPAAGSWPRASGFTHNLSHQNGHLQHHPPQYWPVHNELVFQPPISTHPAPDYWCSIAYFEMDVQVGETFKVPSSCPVVTVDGYVDPSGGDRFCLGQLSNVHRTEAIERARLHIGKGVQLECKGEGDVWVRCLSDHAVFVQSYYLDREAGRAPGDAVHKIYPSAYIKVFDLRQCHRQMQQQAATAQAAAAAQAAAVAGNIPGPGSVGGIAPAISLSAAAGIGVDDLRRLCILRMSFVKGWGPDYPRQSIKETPCWIEIHLHRALQLLDEVLHTMPIADPQPLD, from the exons ATGTCTGTCTCCAGCACCCCCACCAGTAACGATGCATGCCTGAGCATCGTCCACAGCCTGATGTGCCACCGGCAGGGCGGGGAGAGCGAGTCCTTCTCCAAGCGGGCGATCGAGAGTTTGGTGAAGAAGCTGAAAGAGAAGAAGGATGAGCTGGACTCCCTCATCACCGCGGTAACCACCAACGGAGCACACCCCAGCAAGTGTGTGACCATCCAGCGCACACTGGACGGACGCCTACAG GTGGCGGGGCGTAAAGGGTTCCCTCACGTGATCTACGCCCGGCTGTGGCGCTGGCCTGACCTGCATAAGAACGAGCTGAAGCACGTGAAGTACTGCCAGTTCGCCTTCGACCTGAAGTGTGACAGCGTGTGTGTGAACCCCTACCACTACGAGCGAGTGGCGTCTCCCGGGATCG acctgTCTGGGCTGACTCTGGGTGCAG gtcCCAGTGCAGGACTCCTGGTGAAGGAGGAGTTTGAAGGCCAGCCGTCCCACTCCAGCTCTGACAGTTCTCACAGTATTCAGACCATTCAGCATCAGCCCACCCCCTCACACCCGGCCCCACCCACAACCACACGGCCCGCCCTTCCAGACACCTTCAGCAGCACCACCCTCCTGCCGCCGCCAGATGCTGCAAGCTCCGCCTCCAGTTCTGCCTTCCCCAGCATGGCTGCTGGACCAGCCC CAGCAGCTGGTTCATGGCCCAGAGCGAGCGGCTTCACCCACAACCTTTCCCACCAGAATGGCCATCTACAGCACCACCCACCCCAGTACT ggcctGTACACAATGAGCTGGTCTTTCAGCCCCCCATCTCTACCCACCCAG CTCCAGATTACTGGTGCTCCATCGCATATTTTGAGATGGACGTGCAGGTGGGGGAGACCTTTAAGGTCCCATCCTCGTGTCCCGTGGTGACGGTGGACGGTTATGTGGATCCATCTGGAGGAGACCGCTTCTGCCTCGGTCAGCTGAGCAACGTGCACCGGACTGAGGCCATCGAGAGAGCCAG gctGCATATTGGTAAAGGAGTGCAGTTGGAGTGTAAAGGTGAGGGTGATGTTTGGGTGCGTTGCCTTAGCGACCATGCAGTGTTTGTCCAGAGTTACTATCTGGACCGGGAGGCGGGTCGAGCTCCAGGCGACGCTGTGCACAAAATCTATCCCAGCGCCTACATCAAG gtgtttgACCTGAGGCAATGCCACCGGCAGATGCAGCAGCAGGCAGCTACAGCTcaggcagcagctgcagcacaggCCGCAGCAGTGGCAGGAAATATCCCTGGACCTGGATCAGTCGGGGGCATCGCTCCGGCCATCA gtctGTCCGCTGCAGCAGGTATAGGTGTGGATGACCTGCGGCGGCTGTGTATTCTGCGCATGAGCTTCGTGAAGGGCTGGGGTCCCGACTATCCTCGTCAGAGCATCAAAGAAACGCCGTGCTGGATTGAGATCCATCTGCACCGAGCTCTCCAACTCCTGGATGAAGTTCTGCACACCATGCCCATAGCTGACCCCCAGCCCCTAGACTGA
- the smad4b gene encoding mothers against decapentaplegic homolog 4 isoform X2, whose protein sequence is MSVSSTPTSNDACLSIVHSLMCHRQGGESESFSKRAIESLVKKLKEKKDELDSLITAVTTNGAHPSKCVTIQRTLDGRLQVAGRKGFPHVIYARLWRWPDLHKNELKHVKYCQFAFDLKCDSVCVNPYHYERVASPGIDLSGLTLGAGPSAGLLVKEEFEGQPSHSSSDSSHSIQTIQHQPTPSHPAPPTTTRPALPDTFSSTTLLPPPDAASSASSSAFPSMAAGPAPAGSWPRASGFTHNLSHQNGHLQHHPPQYWPVHNELVFQPPISTHPAPDYWCSIAYFEMDVQVGETFKVPSSCPVVTVDGYVDPSGGDRFCLGQLSNVHRTEAIERARLHIGKGVQLECKGEGDVWVRCLSDHAVFVQSYYLDREAGRAPGDAVHKIYPSAYIKVFDLRQCHRQMQQQAATAQAAAAAQAAAVAGNIPGPGSVGGIAPAISLSAAAGIGVDDLRRLCILRMSFVKGWGPDYPRQSIKETPCWIEIHLHRALQLLDEVLHTMPIADPQPLD, encoded by the exons ATGTCTGTCTCCAGCACCCCCACCAGTAACGATGCATGCCTGAGCATCGTCCACAGCCTGATGTGCCACCGGCAGGGCGGGGAGAGCGAGTCCTTCTCCAAGCGGGCGATCGAGAGTTTGGTGAAGAAGCTGAAAGAGAAGAAGGATGAGCTGGACTCCCTCATCACCGCGGTAACCACCAACGGAGCACACCCCAGCAAGTGTGTGACCATCCAGCGCACACTGGACGGACGCCTACAG GTGGCGGGGCGTAAAGGGTTCCCTCACGTGATCTACGCCCGGCTGTGGCGCTGGCCTGACCTGCATAAGAACGAGCTGAAGCACGTGAAGTACTGCCAGTTCGCCTTCGACCTGAAGTGTGACAGCGTGTGTGTGAACCCCTACCACTACGAGCGAGTGGCGTCTCCCGGGATCG acctgTCTGGGCTGACTCTGGGTGCAG gtcCCAGTGCAGGACTCCTGGTGAAGGAGGAGTTTGAAGGCCAGCCGTCCCACTCCAGCTCTGACAGTTCTCACAGTATTCAGACCATTCAGCATCAGCCCACCCCCTCACACCCGGCCCCACCCACAACCACACGGCCCGCCCTTCCAGACACCTTCAGCAGCACCACCCTCCTGCCGCCGCCAGATGCTGCAAGCTCCGCCTCCAGTTCTGCCTTCCCCAGCATGGCTGCTGGACCAGCCC CAGCTGGTTCATGGCCCAGAGCGAGCGGCTTCACCCACAACCTTTCCCACCAGAATGGCCATCTACAGCACCACCCACCCCAGTACT ggcctGTACACAATGAGCTGGTCTTTCAGCCCCCCATCTCTACCCACCCAG CTCCAGATTACTGGTGCTCCATCGCATATTTTGAGATGGACGTGCAGGTGGGGGAGACCTTTAAGGTCCCATCCTCGTGTCCCGTGGTGACGGTGGACGGTTATGTGGATCCATCTGGAGGAGACCGCTTCTGCCTCGGTCAGCTGAGCAACGTGCACCGGACTGAGGCCATCGAGAGAGCCAG gctGCATATTGGTAAAGGAGTGCAGTTGGAGTGTAAAGGTGAGGGTGATGTTTGGGTGCGTTGCCTTAGCGACCATGCAGTGTTTGTCCAGAGTTACTATCTGGACCGGGAGGCGGGTCGAGCTCCAGGCGACGCTGTGCACAAAATCTATCCCAGCGCCTACATCAAG gtgtttgACCTGAGGCAATGCCACCGGCAGATGCAGCAGCAGGCAGCTACAGCTcaggcagcagctgcagcacaggCCGCAGCAGTGGCAGGAAATATCCCTGGACCTGGATCAGTCGGGGGCATCGCTCCGGCCATCA gtctGTCCGCTGCAGCAGGTATAGGTGTGGATGACCTGCGGCGGCTGTGTATTCTGCGCATGAGCTTCGTGAAGGGCTGGGGTCCCGACTATCCTCGTCAGAGCATCAAAGAAACGCCGTGCTGGATTGAGATCCATCTGCACCGAGCTCTCCAACTCCTGGATGAAGTTCTGCACACCATGCCCATAGCTGACCCCCAGCCCCTAGACTGA
- the stpg2 gene encoding sperm-tail PG-rich repeat-containing protein 2 has translation MYSRAPRLTELSSGGSTSSAVGPGAYPVHTTSSSTTPPHDSYAPFLSLSSRPSVFDSAGGSSPGPGHYDIGGVGAAVPGGQSLQNRSKRFEEPQSDGPGPGAYNITHPAGQKACTHSAAERGSKRVQLLSHSDAPSIPSPGQAFGFEENEHGTLCRHKPPNTDNTLGPAYYSPAQVEQRHKGVPFSWMTEKRAGLKLAEGPGPGQYSPEEDHAVQYENVNLRRDVRSRAELQVPRYHQLLTLQEEKKGVPGPGQYDVKGQFEKHTDPPRATVSRPAFMTKTPRFSAMKQMAPPVGSYNDPRCALESLMKPSGLKKSPFNRTAARFDPDRRIGTTPGPGAYNVFDFGLAHDSLRRAYVESTRKGVFGSSAERTLLFLTKEQSSPGPSHYTVEKETEAFYKQQPTAAFRSTTERLNTTLPSKDTPPPSSYDVRGAFEKVCGQRQQGKPRTDRARKCHTSFLSSTPRAHPFLHHDPHIPGPGHYSPVMKSTPKLAVIGSCEDRFKQPKHTTPGPGTYTLSPAVQDTLLKGTFNVTLRNPLMSQAQAPPPQTAMATPFAFSSA, from the exons ATGTACAGCAGAGCTCCCAGACTGACGGAGCTGAGCTCAGGAGGGTCGACCAGCAGCGCGGTGGGACCCGGAGCTTACCCCGTCCACACCAccagcagctccaccacacctcCACACG ACAGTTACGCCCCGTTCCTGTCGCTCTCCAGCAGGCCGTCTGTGTTCGACTCTGCGGGGGGGTCTTCTCCCGGACCCGGGCACTACGACATCGGGGGCGTCGGG gcTGCGGTCCCTGGGGGTCAGTCCCTGCAGAACCGTTCTAAGCGCTTTGAGGAGCCGCAGTCAGACGGGCCGGGACCAGGAGCGTATAACATCACACATCCAGCCGGACAGAAAGCCTGCACACACTCCGCGGCAGAGCGGGGAAGCAAG cgcGTACAGTTGTTGTCCCACTCTGACGCTCCCTCCATCCCGTCCCCGGGGCAGGCGTTCGGGTTCGAGGAGAATGAGCATGGCACCCTCTGCAGGCACAAACCACCCAACACAGACAACACATTGGGACCAGCATACTACAGCCctgctcag gtagaACAGAGGCATAAAGGCGTTCCCTTTAGTTGGATGACGGAGAAGCGGGCGGGGCTAAAGTTGGCTGAGGGCCCTGGGCCAGGACAGTACTCTCCAGAGGA ggATCACGCTGTGCAGTATGAGAATGTAAATCTGAGGAGAGATGTGAGGAGTCGAGCTGAGCTACAGGTCCCCAGATACCACCAGCTGCTCACCctgcaggaggagaagaag ggtgtcCCTGGTCCTGGTCAGTATGATGTTAAAGGTCAGTTTGAAAAGCACACGGACCCCCCCAGAGCCACGGTGTCCAGACCAGCGTTCATGACCAAGACTCCa CGCTTCAGTGCCATGAAGCAGATGGCGCCCCCTGTTGGCTCGTATAACGACCCGCGCTGTGCTCTGGAGAGCCTGATGAAACCAAGCGGCCTGAAGAAGAGCCCGTTCAACCGGACTGCAGCTCGATTCGATCCGGATCGCAGAATAGGCACCACACCGG GTCCCGGAGCATATAATGTGTTTGATTTCGGTCTGGCCCACGACAGTCTGAGGAGAGCGTACGTGGAGAGCACGAGGAAGGGTGTGTTCGGCTCCAGCGCCGAGCGGACCCTCCTGTTCCTCACCAAAGAGCAGAGCAGCCCAGGACCCTCTcactacact gtggaGAAGGAGACTGAGGCGTTTTATAAGCAGCAGCCCACAGCAGCGTTCAGATCAACCACAGAGAGACTCAACACCACACTGCCCTCTAAA GACACGCCCCCACCCAGCAGCTACGACGTGCGAGGGGCCTTTGAAAAGGTGTGTGGTCAGAGGCAGCAGGGGAAACCTCGCACTGACAGAGCTCGCAAATGCCACACCTCCTTCTTAAGCTCCACCCCAAGGGCCCACCCCTTCCTTCACCATGACCCACATATCCCAG gtccAGGTCACTACAGTCCTGTGATGAAGTCAACTCCAAAGCTGGCTGTGATTGGCTCTTGTGAAGATCGCTTCAAACAACCTAAACACACCACACCTGGACCAGGAACCTAtacg ctgagtCCAGCTGTGCAGGACACTCTCCTGAAGGGAACCTTTAATGTGACCCTACGTAACCCTCTGATGTCACAGGCTCAGGCCCCACCCCCACAAACGGCCATGGCCACACCCTTTGCCTTTAGCAGTGCCTGA
- the elac1 gene encoding zinc phosphodiesterase ELAC protein 1 codes for MDVTVLGSGSAFPGPLRGASALALRLQQGEIWLFDCGEGTQTQLMKSSLRAGKITKIFISHLHGDHVYGLPGLLCTLSLNCNAPPGQQGQCVEIFGPVGLRLYLRVALRVCSSELLFPFTVHELEPTGDQSPPTGLLDPTLTACCPQLHPQERPGRTLRPDPESDCYSLLEDERIVVKAFRLFHRVPSFGFSVQERERPGRLRVELLKQLGLKPGPVFGRLKMGESVTLEDGRVLGPVEVLEPAVRGRKVCVLGDCSGLVGDGGRRACKGADLLVHEATLEDGMQEKAAERGHSTPSMAVAVAQDCSAHTLLLTHFSQRYKPAGGPGEGRDDVLELKRQAELALRGTDTCVVLAEDFLTLPVPLQKHREPQNPA; via the exons ATGGATGTGACGGTGCTGGGCAGCGGTTCGGCTTTCCCCGGTCCTCTCCGCGGAGCTTCGGCTTTAGCGCTGCGGCTGCAGCAGGGCGAGATCTGGCTCTTCGACTGCGGAGAGGGAACCCAGACCCAGCTGATGAAGAGCAGCCTCAGAGcag GTAAAATCACGAAAATCTTCATATCTCATCTCCATGGCGACCACGTGTACGGCCTGCCGGGGCTGCTGTGCACGCTGAGTCTGAACTGCAACGCCCCTCCAGGGCAGCAGGGGCAGTGTGTGGAGATATTTGGGCCGGTGGGTCTGAGGCTGTACCTGCGCGTGGCTCTGCGTGTCTGTAGCTCTGAGCTGCTCTTTCCCTTCACCGTTCACGAGCTGGAGCCCACCGGAGACCAGAGCCCCCCCACTGGGCTGCTGGACCCCACGCTGACCGCCTGCTGCCCGCAGCTCCACCCGCAGGAGCGGCCCGGTAGGACCCTGCGGCCGGACCCAGAATCCGACTGTTACTCGCTGCTGGAGGACGAGCGGATCGTGGTGAAAGCCTTCAGACTGTTCCACAGGGTTCCCTCCTTCGGGTTCTCCGTCCAGGAGAGAGAGCGACCCGGGCGCCTGCGGGTGGAGCTGCTTaaacagctgg gactgAAGCCGGGTCCTGTGTTCGGGCGTCTGAAGATGGGGGAGAGTGTGACGCTGGAGGACGGGCGGGTACTCGGGCCGGTTGAGGTGTTGGAGCCGGCGGTGCGCGggaggaaggtgtgtgtgttgggggactGCAGTGGGCTTGTGGGGGACGGGGGTCGCCGGGCATGCAAGGGGGCGGACCTGCTGGTGCACGAGGCCACACTGGAGGATGGGATGCAGGAGAAGGCTGCAGAACGGGGGCACAGCACCCCCAGCATGGCGGTGGCGGTGGCACAAGACTGCAGCGCTCACACACTCCTGCTCACACACTTCAGCCAGCGCTACAAACCTGCGGGGGGTCCAGGAGAGGGAAGGGACGACGTGCTGGAGCTGAAGAGACAAGCCGAACTCGCCCTGCGGGGAACGGACACGTGCGTCGTACTGGCCGAGGATTTCCTGACCCTACCTGTTCCCCTCCAAAAACACAGGGAGCCACAGAACCCGGCCTGA